The following proteins come from a genomic window of Novosphingobium aromaticivorans DSM 12444:
- a CDS encoding IS5 family transposase (programmed frameshift): MSDLYWLTDEQMARLAPYFPKSHGKPRVDDRRVLSGIIFVNRNGLRWRDAPREYGPHKTLYNRWKRWGAMGVFGRMMEGLSAQRAEPQTVMIDATYLKAHRTASSLGVKKGNLGRLIGRTKGGMNTKLHAITDANGRPLSFFITAGQVSDYTGAAALLDDLPKAQWMLADRGYDAEWFRDALEQKGIKPCIPGRKSRSIPVKYDKRRYKRRNRIEIMFGRLKDWRRVATRYDRCPTVFFSALALAATVLFWL; encoded by the exons ATGAGCGACCTGTACTGGCTGACGGACGAGCAGATGGCGCGGCTTGCGCCGTATTTCCCCAAGAGCCACGGCAAGCCGCGGGTTGACGACCGGCGGGTTCTGAGTGGGATCATCTTCGTCAACCGGAACGGCCTGCGCTGGCGGGATGCGCCAAGGGAGTATGGGCCGCACAAGACATTGTATAACCGCTGGAAACGGTGGGGCGCGATGGGCGTGTTTGGCCGGATGATGGAAGGTCTGTCCGCCCAGAGGGCCGAGCCGCAGACCGTCATGATCGATGCGACCTATCTCAAGGCCCACCGCACGGCGTCTAGCCTTGGGGTAAAAAAGGGGA ATCTCGGGCGTCTGATCGGACGGACCAAGGGCGGCATGAACACCAAGCTTCACGCGATAACCGATGCCAACGGCCGCCCCCTGAGCTTCTTCATCACGGCCGGCCAAGTCAGCGATTACACCGGCGCAGCGGCCCTGCTCGACGACCTGCCCAAGGCACAGTGGATGCTTGCCGATCGGGGCTATGATGCCGAGTGGTTCAGGGACGCGCTTGAGCAAAAGGGCATCAAGCCCTGCATTCCGGGCCGGAAATCCCGCTCCATCCCCGTCAAATACGACAAGCGCCGATACAAGCGGCGCAACCGCATCGAGATCATGTTCGGCCGTCTCAAGGACTGGCGACGCGTGGCAACGCGATACGACCGCTGTCCAACCGTCTTCTTCTCCGCCCTCGCACTCGCCGCCACCGTGCTCTTCTGGCTGTGA
- a CDS encoding glutathione S-transferase family protein, giving the protein MKLYHHPLSGHAHRARLFVSLLGLDAELVEVDLLAGEHKQPAFLALNPLGQVPVLVDDDGTVVSDSNAILVYLARKHDRTDWLPEDPASLAAVQRWLSVAAGELAFGPAAARLVTVFGSRHNPQEVITRAHGLLANLERHLEHRDWLVGAAPTIADVSLYSYLSSAPEGNVDLAAYPNVRALLARIEHLTGFVPFVRTAAGLRAAA; this is encoded by the coding sequence ATGAAGCTGTACCATCACCCGCTTTCCGGCCATGCGCACCGCGCCCGTCTGTTCGTATCGCTCCTCGGCCTCGATGCCGAACTGGTCGAGGTCGACCTCCTTGCGGGCGAGCACAAGCAGCCTGCGTTCCTCGCTCTCAATCCGCTGGGCCAGGTTCCGGTGCTGGTCGATGACGATGGCACTGTGGTCTCGGACTCCAACGCCATTCTCGTCTATCTTGCCCGCAAGCACGATCGCACGGACTGGTTGCCCGAAGATCCCGCCAGCCTCGCCGCTGTTCAGCGTTGGCTATCGGTAGCGGCTGGCGAACTCGCTTTTGGCCCTGCGGCGGCACGTCTCGTCACGGTATTCGGTTCGCGTCACAATCCGCAGGAAGTGATCACGCGGGCCCACGGCCTGCTCGCCAATCTCGAACGCCACCTCGAGCACCGCGATTGGCTTGTCGGCGCCGCCCCCACCATCGCCGACGTATCGCTGTACAGCTACCTGTCGAGTGCGCCTGAAGGCAATGTCGACCTTGCCGCCTATCCCAATGTCCGCGCTCTGCTGGCGCGCATCGAGCATCTGACTGGCTTCGTTCCCTTCGTCCGGACGGCGGCAGGCCTGCGCGCCGCAGCCTGA
- a CDS encoding pyridoxamine 5'-phosphate oxidase family protein: protein MDDTQRVANSPIWHEGERALQAHVGVVDRMGEVGARVIRPFMPDQHRTFYAQLPFVILGSVDAEGAAWATVVEGEPGFLSSPDPKSLVLGALPHADDPALGGIHDEAALGLLGIELHNRRRNRVNGTLRFPSAGAPLLEVGQSFGNCPQYIQLRDATLSRAPAAPPPHLAEELPALDAAARAMIGSADTLFVASYADRLDSGRQVDVSHRGGKAGFVRVDAEGKLTIPDFAGNLFFATLGNVLLNGQAGLVFIDFESGDLLQMSGKAEVVLDSPEIASFAGAERLWTFVPQRIVRRKGALALRWSFRDNGWSPNSLATGQWPAALHWQQLRVERIVAESASIRSFHLRPVSPDLGWQHEAGQHLPIRVRLPGEDSPAVRTYTLSSAPSDPLYRISVKREGKVSAWLHEQVREGDIIEARAPAGSFVIEPGAPRLAVLIGAGIGITPMISMLRELVSLGANGAPARPAVLIQSARSLAERAFANELASLADRVRVVRVLGDAKGAQAGADYDLEGRIDLQLLSAVLPFGDHDFYLCGPKGFMQAIYDALRGANVPDHRIHAEAFGPSSLVRRRDTTRETAPAAQPSAVPVPVLFTASLKEARWKPGEGTLLELAEARGLKPEFGCRSGSCASCKVKLVSGAVAYPRTPSAEVASGEVLLCCAVPAEGNDKPLQVEA, encoded by the coding sequence ATGGACGATACCCAACGCGTGGCCAACAGCCCGATCTGGCATGAAGGCGAACGCGCACTTCAGGCTCATGTCGGCGTTGTCGATCGGATGGGCGAGGTGGGCGCTCGCGTGATCCGCCCCTTCATGCCGGACCAGCACCGCACCTTCTACGCCCAGCTTCCTTTCGTGATCCTCGGCAGCGTCGATGCCGAGGGCGCGGCGTGGGCCACCGTGGTCGAGGGCGAACCCGGCTTCCTCTCATCGCCGGACCCCAAGAGCCTGGTGCTAGGTGCACTGCCACACGCGGATGATCCGGCGCTGGGCGGTATACACGATGAAGCGGCGCTCGGACTGCTCGGCATCGAACTGCACAACCGCCGGCGCAACCGTGTCAACGGCACCTTGCGCTTCCCATCTGCCGGTGCACCGCTGCTGGAAGTTGGCCAGAGCTTCGGCAACTGCCCCCAATACATCCAGCTTCGCGACGCCACCTTGTCCCGCGCGCCGGCTGCACCGCCGCCCCACCTGGCCGAGGAACTGCCCGCACTGGACGCGGCGGCCCGCGCCATGATCGGCAGTGCCGACACCTTGTTTGTAGCCTCTTATGCCGACAGGCTGGATAGCGGCAGGCAAGTCGACGTGTCCCATCGGGGCGGGAAGGCCGGCTTCGTGCGCGTCGATGCCGAGGGCAAGCTGACCATTCCCGATTTCGCGGGCAACCTGTTCTTCGCCACGCTGGGCAACGTACTGCTCAATGGGCAGGCAGGCCTCGTCTTCATCGATTTCGAAAGCGGGGACCTGCTGCAGATGTCGGGCAAGGCCGAGGTCGTTCTCGATTCACCCGAAATCGCCAGCTTCGCCGGGGCGGAGCGGCTATGGACCTTCGTGCCGCAGCGGATCGTTCGCCGGAAGGGTGCGCTTGCCCTGCGCTGGAGCTTCCGGGATAATGGCTGGTCTCCCAATTCGCTGGCGACAGGCCAATGGCCCGCAGCTTTGCATTGGCAGCAATTGCGCGTCGAACGCATTGTCGCGGAAAGCGCTAGCATCCGCTCGTTCCATCTGCGTCCTGTGTCGCCGGATCTCGGCTGGCAGCACGAGGCCGGGCAACACCTGCCAATTCGCGTAAGGCTGCCGGGCGAGGATAGCCCTGCCGTGCGGACCTACACGCTATCGTCCGCGCCATCAGATCCGCTTTACCGCATCAGCGTGAAGCGAGAGGGCAAGGTGTCGGCCTGGTTGCACGAGCAGGTGCGCGAAGGCGATATCATCGAAGCGCGCGCACCGGCGGGCAGCTTCGTCATCGAGCCCGGAGCACCACGCCTCGCCGTGCTTATCGGTGCCGGGATCGGCATCACGCCGATGATCTCCATGCTTCGCGAACTGGTCAGCCTGGGTGCGAATGGAGCCCCGGCTCGACCAGCAGTGCTGATCCAGTCCGCGAGGTCACTGGCCGAGCGCGCTTTTGCAAACGAACTTGCGAGTCTTGCCGACCGCGTTCGCGTTGTCCGCGTGCTGGGAGATGCCAAGGGTGCGCAAGCGGGGGCCGACTACGACTTGGAAGGCCGGATCGACCTGCAACTGCTGTCCGCTGTCCTGCCCTTCGGAGATCACGACTTCTACCTGTGCGGGCCCAAAGGCTTCATGCAGGCAATCTACGATGCGCTGCGTGGCGCAAACGTGCCTGACCATCGCATCCATGCCGAAGCGTTCGGACCTTCGTCGCTTGTCCGCAGGCGCGATACGACGCGCGAAACAGCGCCAGCCGCACAACCTTCTGCCGTCCCGGTCCCCGTGCTCTTCACCGCCTCGCTCAAGGAAGCGCGCTGGAAGCCCGGCGAAGGCACCCTGCTGGAACTTGCCGAAGCCCGCGGCCTCAAGCCCGAATTCGGATGCCGCAGCGGATCGTGCGCATCCTGCAAGGTGAAGCTTGTCTCGGGCGCGGTCGCCTATCCGCGCACGCCATCTGCCGAAGTCGCAAGCGGCGAAGTTCTGCTGTGTTGCGCTGTCCCTGCCGAAGGGAACGACAAGCCGCTTCAGGTCGAAGCGTGA
- a CDS encoding DUF1348 family protein produces MTRPPLPPFDGASAIEKVRLAEDGWNSRDPARVAQAYTPDSRWRNRAEFFTGRDHVEAFLRRKWDRELDYRLIKELWAFTGNRIAVRYAYEYHDDSGQWFRAYGNENWEFAEDGLMRARHSSINEHPIREEERKFHWPLGRRPDDHPGLSHFGF; encoded by the coding sequence ATGACCAGACCACCTCTCCCGCCGTTTGACGGAGCCAGTGCCATCGAAAAGGTGCGCCTCGCCGAGGACGGCTGGAACAGCCGCGACCCAGCACGGGTGGCGCAGGCCTACACGCCAGACAGCCGCTGGCGCAATCGTGCCGAATTCTTCACCGGGCGCGACCATGTCGAGGCATTCCTGCGCCGCAAGTGGGACCGCGAACTCGATTATCGCCTGATCAAGGAGCTCTGGGCCTTCACCGGCAACCGCATCGCGGTGCGCTATGCCTACGAGTACCACGACGACAGCGGCCAGTGGTTCCGCGCCTATGGCAACGAGAACTGGGAGTTCGCCGAGGACGGCTTGATGCGCGCACGTCATAGCAGCATCAACGAACACCCGATCCGCGAAGAGGAGCGAAAGTTCCACTGGCCGCTCGGCCGTCGGCCGGACGATCATCCCGGCCTCAGCCACTTCGGCTTCTGA
- a CDS encoding LysR family transcriptional regulator, producing MRIFAEVARHSSFAEAARRLHMSAPAVTRAVAALEEHIGTRLLVRSTRLVKVTEAGARYYADCQRILAEIAEAEAMAAGSYATPSGTLTVTAPAMFGRMYVLPILTEYLDRYPQVIGRTLFVDRPVNLIEEGVDLAVRIGHLTDSSMIATRVGSSRLVVVGAPDYLREHGVPENPADLGRFRIAASTAAWASPEWQFANDVKVRVEPALLCNTNDAAINASLAGWGLARVLDYQVGAAIADGRLQVVLESHEPPPFPIHVIHPEGLHAPAKVRAFIDLAVAKLRSSRLRTGDDLTG from the coding sequence ATGCGAATCTTTGCCGAAGTGGCGCGGCATTCAAGCTTTGCCGAAGCTGCGCGGCGCCTTCACATGAGCGCGCCCGCAGTGACGCGTGCCGTTGCCGCGCTCGAGGAGCATATCGGCACTCGCCTGCTGGTACGCTCCACCCGCCTCGTCAAGGTTACGGAAGCCGGCGCTCGCTACTATGCCGATTGCCAGCGCATTCTGGCCGAGATCGCCGAGGCCGAAGCAATGGCGGCCGGGTCCTATGCGACGCCATCGGGGACGCTCACGGTCACCGCGCCGGCCATGTTCGGTCGCATGTACGTTCTGCCGATCCTCACCGAATACCTCGACCGCTATCCGCAGGTCATCGGCCGTACGCTGTTCGTGGACCGGCCGGTCAATCTGATCGAGGAAGGCGTGGACCTGGCAGTCCGCATTGGACATCTCACGGACTCGTCGATGATCGCAACCCGCGTCGGCTCTTCCCGCCTGGTGGTGGTCGGCGCGCCGGATTATCTGCGCGAGCATGGTGTGCCGGAAAATCCGGCAGATCTTGGCCGCTTTCGCATTGCGGCGTCGACAGCAGCATGGGCCTCGCCCGAATGGCAGTTTGCGAATGATGTCAAAGTGCGGGTCGAACCGGCTCTGCTCTGCAACACCAACGACGCGGCAATCAATGCATCGCTGGCGGGCTGGGGATTGGCGCGGGTGCTGGACTATCAGGTGGGTGCGGCGATTGCCGATGGGCGGCTTCAGGTCGTCCTGGAAAGCCACGAGCCACCGCCTTTTCCGATCCACGTCATCCACCCCGAAGGGCTTCACGCTCCAGCCAAGGTCCGCGCCTTCATCGATCTTGCCGTGGCCAAGCTGCGATCGAGCAGGCTGCGCACCGGCGACGACCTGACAGGGTAA
- a CDS encoding nuclear transport factor 2 family protein produces MTMADETIILNVLGQYTRAHDRRDPDAMAALFAPEATIEIVDAVGGASRSISRLEGRDAIRVAVRQMMAPHGYRAWSQNVVNAPIIVIEGDHAVLDAQFMVFSILAAEVPDGGWPTGTFGAQGRIVPIEAGQYRLTLRTVADGWVISAMRIEHRLPMAFG; encoded by the coding sequence ATGACGATGGCAGATGAGACAATCATTCTGAACGTACTTGGCCAATACACCCGCGCGCATGATCGGCGCGATCCCGATGCGATGGCGGCGCTGTTTGCGCCAGAGGCCACAATCGAGATCGTCGACGCCGTCGGCGGCGCGAGCCGGTCGATCAGCAGGCTTGAAGGGCGTGATGCCATTCGCGTTGCGGTTCGCCAGATGATGGCACCTCATGGGTACAGGGCTTGGAGTCAAAACGTCGTCAACGCCCCGATCATCGTCATCGAGGGCGACCATGCGGTCCTCGATGCGCAGTTCATGGTGTTCTCGATCCTTGCAGCCGAAGTTCCGGATGGCGGCTGGCCGACCGGGACGTTCGGAGCGCAAGGCCGCATCGTGCCGATCGAGGCAGGGCAGTACCGCCTGACGTTACGGACGGTGGCTGACGGCTGGGTTATTTCGGCAATGCGGATCGAGCATCGTTTGCCCATGGCCTTCGGCTGA
- a CDS encoding SDR family NAD(P)-dependent oxidoreductase, giving the protein MTKTFGRQSTTDDVLAGLDLTGKTILVTGVSAGLGVETTRALVSRGAKVVGTARDLAKARKALVHAGVDRASIELVELDLADLASVRRASDKLRLEGQPFDLVIANAGVMAPPFGLTADGFETQFGTNHLGHFAFVNRIAGLMRPGSRLVLLASSGHRFANVDLADPNFESSAYDPFVAYGRSKTANILFAVEFDRRYRSLGLRATAVHPGGIRTELDRHMGDGQLQSLVDQINADMAKEGKPPLEWKSPPQGAATTLWAGLVADADDVGGRYCEDCQVSPVVRDESIGFASPGVRPYALDAEMAKALWAKSEEWVSETFDLRSAAD; this is encoded by the coding sequence ATGACCAAGACTTTCGGACGCCAGTCCACGACCGACGATGTGCTTGCAGGTCTCGATCTGACAGGAAAGACAATCCTTGTGACCGGCGTGTCAGCGGGACTTGGCGTTGAAACCACTCGCGCCCTCGTAAGCCGTGGCGCAAAGGTGGTCGGCACGGCGAGAGACCTTGCCAAGGCCCGCAAGGCTCTGGTCCATGCAGGGGTGGACAGGGCTTCGATAGAATTGGTCGAGCTCGATCTGGCTGACCTCGCCTCTGTGCGTCGCGCTTCCGACAAGCTCCGCCTTGAAGGTCAGCCGTTCGATCTCGTGATCGCAAATGCCGGAGTCATGGCCCCGCCGTTCGGTCTCACTGCCGACGGTTTCGAGACTCAGTTCGGGACCAACCATCTCGGGCACTTTGCATTCGTGAACCGGATCGCAGGGCTCATGCGCCCCGGCTCTCGGCTGGTGCTGCTCGCGTCTTCCGGGCACCGCTTTGCAAATGTCGATCTGGCGGATCCGAATTTCGAATCCAGTGCCTACGATCCCTTCGTCGCTTACGGCCGCTCCAAGACTGCCAACATCCTTTTCGCGGTCGAATTCGACAGGCGCTATCGATCGCTCGGTTTGCGCGCCACCGCCGTCCACCCCGGCGGCATCCGGACCGAGCTCGACCGCCACATGGGCGACGGCCAGCTCCAGTCGCTGGTCGACCAGATCAATGCCGACATGGCGAAGGAAGGCAAGCCGCCCTTGGAGTGGAAATCTCCCCCGCAAGGCGCCGCAACGACTCTTTGGGCAGGCCTTGTGGCAGACGCTGACGACGTTGGCGGACGCTATTGCGAGGATTGCCAGGTCTCACCGGTTGTCCGCGACGAAAGCATCGGCTTCGCCAGCCCCGGTGTGCGGCCCTATGCGCTCGATGCGGAAATGGCGAAGGCCTTGTGGGCGAAAAGCGAAGAATGGGTCTCGGAGACTTTCGATCTCAGGTCTGCTGCCGATTGA
- a CDS encoding zinc-dependent alcohol dehydrogenase family protein, translated as MTTPTMIAAVVEEANGPFVLRKLARPQPAPGQVLVQIEASGTNPLDAKIRAGEAPHAQQPLPAILGMDLAGTVVAVGPEVDSFRVGDAVFGLTGGVGGLQGTHAQFAAVDARLLASKPAALTMRQASVLPLVFITAWEGLVDRAQVQDGQTVLIQGGGGGVGHVAIQIALARGARVFATARGSDLEYVRDLGATPIDASREPEDYAAEHTAGQGFDLVYDTLGGPVLDASFSAVKRFGHVVSCLGWGTHKLAPLSFKQATYSGVFTLHTLLANEGLAHFGEMLREADALVQTGKLAPRLDPRTFSIAEIGSAYDAVLGRNDVPRQRGKIAITVEPQFNLHEQR; from the coding sequence ATGACCACGCCAACCATGATCGCAGCCGTTGTTGAGGAAGCCAACGGGCCCTTCGTTCTTCGCAAGCTTGCGCGTCCGCAGCCGGCCCCTGGCCAGGTACTTGTACAGATTGAGGCAAGCGGCACCAATCCGCTTGATGCCAAGATCCGGGCTGGCGAGGCACCGCATGCCCAGCAGCCTCTACCCGCAATCCTCGGAATGGACCTTGCAGGAACCGTCGTCGCGGTCGGGCCGGAGGTGGATAGTTTCCGCGTCGGCGACGCTGTCTTCGGACTGACGGGTGGGGTCGGCGGACTGCAAGGCACACACGCGCAGTTCGCGGCGGTGGATGCGCGCTTGCTGGCATCCAAACCGGCTGCCCTGACCATGCGACAGGCGTCTGTTCTGCCGTTGGTCTTCATCACCGCGTGGGAAGGTCTGGTGGATCGCGCGCAGGTGCAGGATGGACAGACGGTTCTGATCCAGGGCGGCGGCGGCGGTGTCGGCCATGTTGCCATACAGATCGCGCTTGCGCGGGGAGCCCGGGTGTTCGCAACCGCGCGGGGCAGCGATCTCGAGTATGTCCGAGACCTTGGCGCCACCCCGATCGACGCCTCGAGAGAGCCCGAGGATTACGCCGCCGAGCACACCGCAGGGCAGGGTTTCGACCTTGTCTACGATACGCTCGGTGGCCCGGTACTCGACGCCTCGTTCAGTGCCGTGAAGCGGTTTGGGCACGTGGTAAGCTGTCTCGGCTGGGGCACGCACAAGCTCGCCCCGCTCTCCTTCAAGCAGGCGACGTATTCGGGCGTGTTCACGCTGCACACCCTGTTGGCAAACGAGGGTCTGGCCCACTTCGGCGAGATGCTGAGAGAGGCTGACGCGCTCGTTCAGACGGGCAAACTCGCCCCTCGTCTCGATCCACGGACCTTCTCCATCGCGGAAATCGGTTCTGCCTATGACGCGGTCCTCGGTCGCAACGACGTGCCACGGCAGCGAGGAAAGATCGCGATCACGGTCGAACCGCAATTCAACCTTCACGAGCAGCGCTGA
- a CDS encoding LysR family transcriptional regulator, producing MAAAPLEWSDLRIFLAIAREGSLGRAGRRLGQSQPTMGRRLRALEATVGAMLFQRSSSGLTLTDEGQVMLRHAEVMEGEALALERELTGRDGSLEGLIRVSCSDWFGRIMLAPVVAEFTRLHPAVVVEVLTDARVYSLVRREADLVIRIAGFDEPEVVARRLTTIRYGVYAKPGTGRPVAGDGEGCPLIVMDTAFGEMPDVAWLMQTFPNARISARSNSRDIQAQLCALGAGVAVLPLPLGDATAQIGRLELDAEPPTRDTWIGFHKDLVRLPRLRAFIDLLVERIPSC from the coding sequence GTGGCTGCCGCACCTCTCGAATGGAGTGACCTGCGTATTTTCCTCGCGATCGCGCGCGAAGGATCGCTGGGGCGCGCTGGGCGCCGACTTGGGCAATCCCAGCCAACGATGGGGCGGCGATTGCGAGCGCTCGAGGCCACCGTGGGAGCAATGCTCTTTCAGCGCTCTTCTTCCGGCCTGACCTTGACCGACGAGGGCCAGGTCATGCTGCGCCATGCTGAGGTCATGGAAGGCGAGGCGCTGGCACTGGAGCGGGAGTTGACCGGTCGGGACGGTTCTCTCGAAGGCCTGATACGGGTGAGCTGCTCGGACTGGTTCGGTCGCATCATGCTGGCGCCGGTTGTCGCGGAGTTTACCCGGCTGCATCCCGCAGTCGTTGTCGAGGTACTCACCGATGCCCGTGTATACAGCCTGGTGCGGCGCGAGGCCGATCTGGTCATCCGCATCGCCGGCTTCGACGAACCGGAAGTGGTCGCGCGGAGGCTGACGACCATTCGCTATGGCGTCTACGCGAAACCGGGAACGGGGCGTCCGGTTGCGGGCGACGGCGAAGGTTGCCCATTGATCGTGATGGACACCGCATTTGGCGAAATGCCCGATGTCGCTTGGCTGATGCAGACTTTTCCGAACGCGCGCATATCGGCGCGGAGCAATAGTCGCGATATCCAGGCCCAACTCTGTGCACTTGGCGCTGGCGTCGCTGTTCTTCCTTTGCCGCTGGGCGATGCAACCGCGCAAATCGGGAGACTTGAGCTGGATGCGGAACCGCCAACCCGCGATACCTGGATCGGTTTCCACAAGGACTTGGTCCGATTGCCCAGGCTACGTGCGTTCATCGACTTGCTCGTGGAGCGTATTCCGTCCTGCTGA
- a CDS encoding extensin family protein — MVRAILVVTLTALLAGCIGSPDTPRRDAARRTGATVSQSPQARACLAGLGATQASFTPLADQYYGAGCSTLGTVRLGWLQGDEGRLEVANLGPVSCPVATALQGWARFGVDRAARQILGSALVRIETMGSYSCRNVAGTSRLSAHATANAVDIAAFRLADGRRISVVSDWNSPSPQVRAFLRTVRDSACKRFGTVLTPDYNEAHRDHLHLEPGGLRPFCR; from the coding sequence ATGGTCCGCGCGATCCTCGTCGTGACGCTTACGGCTCTTCTTGCCGGTTGCATCGGCTCGCCCGACACGCCGCGAAGGGATGCCGCGCGGCGCACCGGCGCGACTGTCTCGCAATCGCCGCAAGCCCGGGCGTGCCTTGCCGGCCTGGGGGCGACGCAGGCCAGCTTCACGCCGCTGGCCGATCAGTATTACGGAGCGGGGTGCTCGACGCTGGGCACTGTCAGGCTGGGATGGTTGCAGGGCGACGAAGGACGGCTCGAGGTCGCCAATCTCGGCCCGGTCTCGTGTCCGGTGGCCACCGCCTTGCAAGGCTGGGCGCGGTTCGGTGTGGACAGGGCGGCGCGACAGATACTCGGCAGCGCGCTGGTCCGGATCGAAACGATGGGCAGTTATTCCTGTCGGAACGTGGCGGGGACTTCGCGCCTTTCAGCCCACGCAACCGCCAATGCAGTCGACATTGCCGCGTTCCGGCTGGCGGACGGCCGGCGTATAAGCGTGGTTTCCGACTGGAATTCACCCTCGCCGCAGGTCCGCGCATTCCTGCGCACGGTGCGCGACAGTGCCTGCAAGCGGTTCGGCACTGTGTTGACGCCCGATTACAACGAGGCGCACCGAGATCACCTTCACCTCGAACCCGGAGGCCTCAGGCCGTTCTGCCGCTGA